A window from Salarias fasciatus chromosome 11, fSalaFa1.1, whole genome shotgun sequence encodes these proteins:
- the dbpb gene encoding D site albumin promoter binding protein b yields the protein MSRQLSQLPTPDLPAGASPQFGSCNQPAGSLTGGHHNSMAGLKSLLQHPMKGDQRSKNTCEVKGDKDRLDLDEDSLGVCPMRNGSGIASSNNSNGCGGGGGGNGSGNFNQFLGPLLWDRTLPADGGLFQLQYMDLEEFLTENGMGSMHNNNSSSSAQIPSQSPQSAVPNQSSQCLPPSSPPGSSSSSSPSSSSSPSLIGLEVAQPQNLTGGTDCLHGSQTNVNDSCESPSSSSSSSCPPLLTPTGSGPDGIGMFDMDPSDMANIANQPNFDPRRHSFSEEELKPQPMIKKARKVLVPDNMKDEKYWTRRYKNNEAAKRSRDARRLKENQISVRAAYLERENAALRQEVAEMRKELGRCRNILSKYENRLADQ from the exons ATGTCCAGGCAGCTCTCCCAGCTTCCAACCCCTGACCTCCCAGCTGGGGCTAGCCCACAGTTTGGAAGTTGCAATCAGCCAGCAGGCTCCCTTACAGGAGGGCACCACAACTCTATGGCAGGTCTGAAGTCCCTCTTGCAGCACCCCATGAAAGGAGACCAGCGTTCAAAAAACACATGTGAAGTGAAAG gagacaaagacagactgGACCTTGATGAAGACTCTTTGGGAGTGTGCCCCATGAGGAATGGCAGTGGAATAGCAAGCAGTAACAACAGCAAcggctgtggaggaggtggtggtggcaATGGAAGTGGAAATTTCAACCAGTTCCTGGGGCCTCTCCTGTGGGATCGCACCCTGCCTGCAGATGGGGGCCTCTTCCAGCTTCAGTACATGGACTTGGAGGAGTTTCTGACCGAAAATGGAATGGGCAGCATGCATAACAATAACAGCTCCAGTTCAGCCCAGATCCCCTCACAGAGCCCCCAGTCAGCTGTGCCCAACCAGAGTTCCCAGTGCCTACCACCCTCATCCCCACCTggatcgtcatcatcatcatctccctcctcctcttcctctccatctctcaTTGGTTTGGAGGTGGCTCAGCCTCAGAATCTCACCGGAGGAACCGACTGTCTGCATG GGAGTCAAACGAACGTGAACGACTCCTGCGAAtcgccctcctcgtcctcttcgtcctcctgtCCGCCTCTGCTGACGCCCACAGGCAGCGGGCCGGATGGGATCGGGATGTTCGACATGGATCCTTCGGACATGGCCAACATCGCAAACCAGCCGAACTTCGACCCCCGGAGGCACTCCTTCAGCGAGGAGGAGCTCAAACCACAGCCAATGATCAAGAAGGCCCGGAAGGTCCTGGTGCCTGATAACATGAAG GATGAGAAGTACTGGACCAGGAGGTATAAAAACAATGAAGCCGCAAAGCGTTCCCGAGACGCACGCCGTCTGAAGGAGAACCAAATATCCGTGCGCGCAGCCTACCTGGAGCGGGAGAACGCCGCCCTGCGACAGGAAGTGGCCGAGATGAGGAAGGAACTGGGCCGGTGTCGCAACATCCTTAGTAAATACGAGAACCGCTTGGCTGACCAGTGA